The Sphaerodactylus townsendi isolate TG3544 unplaced genomic scaffold, MPM_Stown_v2.3 scaffold_144, whole genome shotgun sequence genome segment GTATAAATTATTAAGGCCATGTGGGAGTCGTGtagttttatttgtttcttttttaaaatctctaacatgtttttctttcttttactgtTTGTAATGGGATAGATGTTTGGGGGACTGAGGGTGACattctatttttctttatttctttctctattgtttaattttttgtAGGGCGGCTGGTTCACCATCTTCTGCTTCTGTGattataaaaaataattatttggggggaaaagcaagagagaaggagagcaGACAGGTTCCCTTTATCTTTCTCTCAATCAAACCAAACAGCCTGACCCCATGTAATTGGGCTCAGGTGGGTGGGGACTTTGATTAGCATTAAATAAGCCCCACCCTTTTTCGTTGCTCTGCTCCTCCGAGCCAAAGCCCCAGGTCAAAAGAGCAGCCCTGCTGCGTCCAGCTACACCCAGGAACAAGCCCAATTATATGAAGAGGTTTACAAGACAAGCCCCTGGAAGTGTTTTATCTCCACAGCATAGCAGCCTGGGAAGACCGAGAGACCCACAGCAAAGTAGGGGGGCAGACTACTCCTTTCTCCCACAATAAATAACTTCTAGATACAACAACCCTGGCTGAGCCAAACCAAGTCTCTTTCCAAAAGTTCCTGTGCccacagcagaggtgggaatGCAGGCAGGAATTATGCCACTACCAGAGTCTCTTCTTCATCTCACCTCTGAGTCACAGTGCCCTATGAATAAATTAAAGGCAAGGCACAGGAATCGGGCTGGGTGGTGCCATTCTGATCTCCAGCTGCCCAAGGAGAGTCTGCCCAAATGGTTGGTTCATTCATTCAGCATCTTCTCCAGGATGGCAATAAGATTGTCCAGTCCCCACAGGTAGCCATCCTCGTGGTTCCCTTCCACCCAGGGCAGTCGGTGGGTCAGTGTCTGCTCTGCAGGTAGGGGCACTGTCTTGCCAAAGTCGATCATCCAGACACGCGCCAGCCCTGCATGGTTGTGGACAAACAGCAGGGAGCTCCCCACCACCTGGAAGCAAGAGGAagttccagtcaccacctggaagttcCAGTCAGGCTTCCTTGGACTGGGAGGCGGGGGATCCGTGGCTGAGCTGCGCACTGGAAGGCAACCCACCTCGTGTCCCTTGAAGAACTCCGACTGCTCCAGAGCCAGTCTCACGTCCTTCAGGCGTCCCAGGTAGCTCATctacaaggaaaggaaagagcaCTAAGAAGCTGCACCCAGCTGTATGTTCCCTGAAAGGGGAGGCAACGCTTCTTCTCCACAGTTCCTTGGTCTTCATTCCACCTGTGGTTGTGCCGACGCTccaccatggggggaggggttcagaGGACAGCTGGAGGCATCTCAGCACATTTTCCAAAGCTAATCAAGGTGGAGGGAAGGAATGAGCCCTGGGAATGGCTAAGAAAAGGGGCAGCAGGAATGCAGTCCCACATGAGCACCCATGTCCCAGCAGTGGAAATCCCCCAAGACACTGCCTGCCTGTCTCCCTTGCAcatgcggcagcagcagcagcagcagcctcctcctcctcaccagaATGCACCGGTCATGGTCCATGAAGTCCCAGACAGCCTGCACCACTTGCTCCGGCTGCCGTGTCTTCTTGAAGCCGGTGCTGCAGGCGCCGTCAGCTTTCTGGGGAGAACACATCATGAACAGGTGCAAAGGGCAGACTGAATGGAGCACTTCACACAAAAAGcaatgacggggggggggggagtgtccaaGCCTCTGTCTTTCTCTGGATCACCCACACACCAACTTGTCCTAGGATCCACTCAATGTGCAGAGGCAGTGCTGGACGGTTAGTTTTTTCCCATGTCCAAGGACCATCATCAAGGGAGCTCCCCTCTTTCAGCACACACCTCACCTTGATGCCTTCAATCTGAAACCCgagggtggtggtggagctgAGTGTCTCCCTCCACTGCATGTAGCGTGGCTTTAGG includes the following:
- the LOC125424907 gene encoding inositol-trisphosphate 3-kinase C-like; protein product: MNAGVQQGLSTLLLCFSAGNFKAGDFGCILKKHCSSEQQCLEWLASDALQPYVPAYYGLVEHDGKTYIQMEDLLSSFDAPSIMDCKIGVRTYLEEELEKAREQPCPRRDMYDKMVAVDPTAPTPEEHAQHAVLKPRYMQWRETLSSTTTLGFQIEGIKKADGACSTGFKKTRQPEQVVQAVWDFMDHDRCILMSYLGRLKDVRLALEQSEFFKGHEVVGSSLLFVHNHAGLARVWMIDFGKTVPLPAEQTLTHRLPWVEGNHEDGYLWGLDNLIAILEKMLNE